The nucleotide window ACCACGTTTTGATTTGCCTTGCGAGCTTCCGGTGTGAATCGAGGAACCACGTTTCGGCAATCGGTGCTGGAAAAAGTGGTGTTCTCATCGATCTTTCCCGTCAGGAACCCCTTACCGAGTGGACTGAATGAGACAAATCCGATGCCCAGTTCTTCCAGTGTTGGAATAATCTCCGCCTCCGGTTCACGAAACCAAAGAGAATATTCACTCTGTAACGCAGTGACAGGTTGGACGGCATGAGCGCGCCGGATCGTGTTGGCACCCGCTTCGGACAATCCGAAGTGTTTCACTTTTCCCGCTTGAATCAACTCTTTGACCGCCCCCGCAACGTCTTCAATAGGAACATCAGGATCAACGCGATGCTGGTAGAACAGATCGATTGCATCGATTCGTAACCGTTTCAACGAAGCTTCGGCTACTTCCTTAATGTGTTCGGGACGACTATCGAGACCAAGTGATTGCGGTTGCGTTCCACCATCAAATTTGAATCCAAACTTAGTCGCAACTGTGACTTGCCCTTTGAACGGTTCCAGTGCTTCTCCGACCAGTTCTTCG belongs to bacterium and includes:
- a CDS encoding aldo/keto reductase — translated: MEKRTLGKSGLTVSALGFGCMGMSFGFGPPGEKSEMIKILRAAVENGITFFDTAEAYGPYANEELVGEALEPFKGQVTVATKFGFKFDGGTQPQSLGLDSRPEHIKEVAEASLKRLRIDAIDLFYQHRVDPDVPIEDVAGAVKELIQAGKVKHFGLSEAGANTIRRAHAVQPVTALQSEYSLWFREPEAEIIPTLEELGIGFVSFSPLGKGFLTGKIDENTTFSSTDCRNVVPRFTPEARKANQNVVDLLKTIAESKGATPGQIALAWLLAQKPWIVPIPGTTKMHRMIENNGGASVTLRLAELTDITDAASKLEIQGARYPERLMKMVGR